The genomic segment TCTCTCTGTCTGAACACCAAAACCTCTGCCAGAATAAGTCATTCCTCCGTAAATCTGTTGTGCTCCTCACTAGTGGCTGGGATTTGACTGATGAAACCTCTGAGGGCCATCCTGGGCCCCTTGAGTCAACTGCTACCTGGGTTTAGTTACCGtaattctttggagaatgcagaatactGTTGAATTATGTTCAAAGGAAGGAGTGCACATGATAAAAGTCTAGGCAGAGACTgggcagagagaaagacaggaggGCAGAGGGAAACAAAGTGGGGACTGTCTCTGCGGCCAatgccaggctgaggcaggcggcaTTTTATACCCCAGAGCTAATGATTCCCACCCATATTCCAACCTTAGTAAATCCAACAATGTTACCACGTGTGCTGAGCATGCTaatcagcaaataaaaattaaatttagagacttatttttaaaaaattaaatgattgaaGAACATGAGTCttactgtatattttttattactttcattCACCTATTCACCAGAGAACTTCAGAATGTGTTCATTATCAAACTGCTCCCTTCTCCTCTGAAAAATGAAGCACAATGCAACTATTGAACATCATATTCAGAGCTGGGCCTTATACTAGACACATATTTTTAATCTGTGTAAAACACCTTAGGTGATTACTATTATCCCAACTTTAAGATGAGGAAAGTGTGTTTAACcagattaagtaacttgcatAAAGACTCATTTCTGGAAGCTGGGATAGTGTTCAGGCAGAGAGAGCTTGTCCAGGGTCTGGACTCCAGCTCAGGGATCCTACTTGTCTTTCAGTTCATTTGACCtttatttgatatttgtttaGTATCTACTGTGTACTAGAACTGTTCAATGTGCTgtatacagcagtgaacaaaacagacaaaatttctGTCCTCAGAATTTACATTCTAGTGTGTTGTCAAGACCCtgagtttattttattaatatcttaaGACATTTAGCCATATACACACATCATAATACTCCACTCAGATGGAAGCTTCATTCTAAGCAGCATCCTAGTTATACTTTCCTTGGGGATTTGACTTCAATTCTCAACATAAGCCCAATGGGAGTTCTTAAGTTCAGAGTTCCTGTTAATTTATGTTTTGACAAGAAGAGCTGGAATTATGCATTTATGGTTCAGGTTTTATTTCCATGATTCCCAAAGGCTGACAGCCAATTGTGAGTTTCTGATGGAGAGCATCTACCCTCTGTTTTGCAATTTGAGGGCCTGAGCAGCACTGGGCCAGGATCAGGCAAAGCAGATGACACATGCTGGAAGCTCTTTCAATGTTGAATCCAAGCTCTATCTGAATATGTGAATTCAAACAATTATTTCATATTGTAATCCCTACTGCTCCTACAGTAACTTTTAACATTACTTTTTCATGCTGCCCAAAGTTCAGTGGAATTTCTATGAAAATgagattttcacttttaaaatattttagcagtGAGTCGAACTGCTACCATGATTAAAGCACATAATAAagcagattaaaatattttagcacccatagaaatagaaataccttggCTAAAAAGCCCTGAATCACAAGCATGCTTAGAAGTATCAAAGACAGAAATCTTGGAGCAGCCTGCCACCTTCAGGATAACTTCCCAGTTAACGCTATCAGAGATCACTGAGTTCAGCTTTTATAAATCCCTGTAAAAATGTTTCGTTATAATTAAATAAGGGGCATTTAAATGAGAGTGGCTGAAGTTGTCTTTTTTGCAGTACTTTTGCTATGATTAAGCATTATATTTCATGACagcattagttttctttttttaaaaaaaaccgtccctttcttcattttggttttttattcttgttttattattattattctattcgATTATCTTTACAAcaatattttcttactttaaacTGGTTAAAAACAACCACTCTAGTTCGTTCTGCTAAGCAGAACTCGGAACACTAAAAACAGATTTTGCAGCCACAGTGAGAGAAATATTGTAACTTCGGAAATCCCGCTACTTCCTTCCTGGTGGGTTTTACTGTACATTAATAGCAATATTTCCCTAAAGAGTCTTAAAAGCAGCAGTACAGTAACCCAttcaggaaaagaagagagagagagaaaggtgaaTTTAACACTCGtttttttggtgggtttttttttttttttcctgatgtctTATTGGCTGTTCCTTTCATTAAATTACAGAggcttaaaaaagaatgaggaaggcaAGACACAAGAGAAATAGGAGAGGGAATGACTCAGCATTTAGTAGTACGGATAAATAAATTAGGAGCAAAAATAAGAGAAGGGACAGCATAACTAAAATCGATACCAGGAGGTCAAATGAGAACGGGAtgtaaaaaataatggaaaaagagAATGCAGTGGCTTGAAAAGTGCAtcaggcggggggcggggggagaatAATAGGCATTTAAATGAGAGTGCCTAGAACAAATATTCGCCGACAATGAActtcctttccttattttcctttcacaaaagcgGGAAAGGGCAACTCGAGAGCCCAGTGTAATAAGCTCCATTTTTATCGGCCATCGCCCCGTGAAACAACTTGAAGGTCAATTTCCTTACGACGGTGATTTTCAACTCTTCACGGTAACTGTGGAATCACGTGGGAAGTCTCATCCCACGGTGGGCCTCACTCCGCAAGAATTAAATCAGAAAGTCTGGGGCAGCGCCCGGCACGGAACTTCTCAGAGCCTGCCGGGGGACTCCCTCGGGGTTCCAGGGCCGAGAGCAACCGTGGGTCGGAGGACTGGAGCAGCGTCCCTCCCGCCGGAAGCGGCCCAGGTGGGCGCCGCCACCCGCCCCGAAGGGAGGGGCGCCCTTTCAAATACCCTTGGCGGAGAAGCGGTGCGTGGCCTCCCGCCCGCTAGGGGGCGAAGGACACGCATTTACGCTCTCTCGACCTGGCACCTGTGCGCATGCTCCAGGAGCGCAggaagtgtgttttttttttcccctttgcgcCGGTGTTCCCTCGTGCGGCGTGAGCCTGAGGGCATCACGTTATGAAGAAATGGGGGGTTTGGTGATTCGCGGGATCAGGAATTTCAACGTAGAAAACCGAGCGGAACGGGAGATCAGCAAGATGAAGCCCTCTCCCGCTCCCAGGCACCCCTCTACCAACAGCCTCCTGCAAACGCAGATGGGTGGTGAGTGGTGCGAGGGTGTTTCGGGGCGGGGGGGCGCGGACTCCCTGTGTTGCTCGGCTGTGCCGCGCGGGGACTGCGTGTGTCTGGAGGTCGGGGGGCCGGGGTTCAGCTTGCTGGGCCGCGGCCCGGTCCGCGGAGCGCAGGGAGGGGAGCCGCCAGGACGTTGACTTTGAGACTGCCCTGCGCGCCCGCAGTGGGGTGGGCCGTGCCACCTGCTTCCGAGTCCCGGAGGCGGCGGCCTGTGGCCCCGCCAACGCTGCCCTTGCCGGCTCTTGTCACAGACTTGATACAGGGAATTAAAATCCGAGAGGGTCACAGAGGTTTCTCTAGGGTTCTTCACTGGACGATGGACGCCGAGCCTGACCTGgaattttgatttccatttaaattattttcctaacaGTCGAaatgattatgtttattttttaaaaaaaaattaaagtggttcgggcaggcgcggtggttcacgcctgtaatcccagcactttgggaggccaaggcgggcagatcacctgaagtcaggagttcgagaccagcctggccaacatggtgaaaaccccatctctacaaaaaaaatacaaaaattagtcggacgtggtggcgtgcgcctgtaatcccagctagtcaggagaccGAGAAGGTGGAAGAgtctcttgaactcaggaagcggaggttgtaggcAGTCGAGGTCGCGCCTCTGCGCTACAGCCTGAtagacagagcaagaatccgtctcaaagaaagaaaagaaaagaaggtgcGTGTCTGTGCATTTAGGATGTTACAGGAAATTTTCCTTGATTTTAATAttgtgacttttttccttttcttagtcAATCCAGAAATTAAGGGAGCGATTGCTCGTAAAGATGACAAACTACTGTCGTTTCTAAAAGATGTGTATGTTGATTCCAAAGATCCTGTGTCTTCCATGCAGGTAAATGTGTGTTTAATTAAgtgaatacacaaaatatacaattTACTTATTTTGGGGCTCCAGGAAAATGATTAAGTGTGGCAAGTTGTAAAAACAGTACTCTGCAAGTGTTAGGGTTGTGACCAGTCTATCGTGCCTTGGCAAAGTTTAAGCACAGTGGTCTAAGACAGCAAGACACTTAGGCCTTGCTTCATTGGATGTTTACGAGAATTCTAAGATAACTTGTGGAAGTATTGATGCAGAGCAACTGTGTGAATTATTTTATAGTAGTTCAGAATTTGTAGGATTTGGTAAGTTGTTAACTTCCAGTGGTTGTTTTTTGAGTGACAAAAGCAGAGCTTTAATCTTTCCTTGTTCTTCTCTGGATTGAGGTATGTTCTAATCTCAGATACTCCTTTAGTAGTGTTGCTGGGTTTTGTagggttctgttttgtttttgttttttttttaaaggatgtatTCAGATAGGATATTTAAAATTAGGAGAAGGATCAAAGAATACATTGAGAATGGGAACCTATGTGTAAATCTATATACTGTATTATTAAGTCCTGGGCACAAGCGCTTTGTGTATAGTGATGAACAAAACTAGTCTTTGCTCTCACAGGGCTTATGATGTTGTGAAGGACACAGACATTAAGCACATGAGCTACGATGTGaccataaatacataattatgGGAAAAATATGGGCACTGTTAGAGTATATTGGAGGGACCCCTTTGAAATTAAAGATCAGGGATGGTTTCTGAGTAATAGTTAACGTTCAGGCCTGAGGGATCAGTTGGAGTTAACCAGATGAGTTTGTGGGGGCAGGAAGATTCTAGTTAGGGGTAAAAGTTTGATTAACGGACAAGGAAATGCCAACtacttccagattttttttttcattataaatattttggtaCTGTCTTTCTGTCTCCGGATATTTGCACAGatagaattattaaaataattttctctacacagaaaaaataaaacaagatttgtAAATTGTTAGACATAGTAGTAATTGTAGGGTTCAGTTATCACTAAATGCTCACATTAAAAAGGCATAGAGTTAATGTCTGTgttctttatgttattttaagtaGGTGTTAAGTAATACTTCCCAAGTATTCTTTCTCTTATGTTACTTAATTATGCATCTGAAAATTCACTcttggaagcaaaaaaaaaaaaattaatactttttatttataagatTCAGTTATACCTATAATACATAAAGAGGTATGTATATGGTGATACTAAAATTTCATGGGGGCATTAGGAAAAGTCTGAAGAGATTCCTTAGGGAAAGTGATAATGAAAACTGGAATTGCCTGATATTTATGTTCTttgtccctttctttccttcaggCATTTCATAGTGTTCTTAATGATTTGTGATACCTCAGGACATCAGTTATACTTGCCTTTCATATGGCAATAATTGATTTGTTGTCTGACTTTTTAGCATATTCAAAATTCTGTcaaatatttcagtctttttgtttttcatggtaAAGGAATACTGGGCTCACTCTACCATCATATaaactcttctgtgttttcttctagtagttttataactacattttatattaaaatctttATCTGGCATTAAATGTGGTTTTTGATGTGTGGAAGAGATCAGTTGAATCTCTTTTCAAATAGATGGCTAGTTATCTAAATATAATTTGTTGAATAGTCCAGACCTTTCTCCACTTACTTAAAATGCATCTCCAGATACATGTGTCTACTATTTATGGACTCAtcagttttacttatttttctatttttgcactAGAACcatagttttaattaaaaagttttataatgtGTGTTGGTATCTCTTATagccttctctcattcttttaaaaagtttcttatcTCTGTTCACACATTGATATTTTTCCAGATGAATTTGAGAAAGAAATTGTCAGGTTATTTAGTAAGTCCTGTTTGGATTTTTAGAATAATTGAATGAGAATTTATGGATTAATTTGAggagaattaacattttaattattaagtCCTTGAAGGGTAAAAGTGAATGTTGCTACTGTGATgggatctttttatttatttatttatttttttgagacggagtttcgctcttgttacccaggctggagtgcaatggcgcgatctcggctcaccgcaacctccgcctcctgggttcaggcaattctcctgcctcagcctcctgagtagctgggattacaggcacgcgccaccacgcccagctaatttttagtatttttagtagagacggggtttcaccatgttgaccaggatggtctcgatctcttgacgtcgtgatccacccgcctcggcctcccaaagtgctgggattacaggcttgagccaccgcgcctggccctgtgatgggatgtttttccactttcagttttttaaactgtttattGCTAATACAGTAGTCTTATCAGGGATAGGTTCCAAGGACCCCAGTAGATGCCTGAAACCGAGGGTAGCACTGAACCCAATATACATTGCTttttcctataaatatatactatgataaagtttaatttataaattaggcacagtaagataTTAACAGCTAATAATAAAATCGAGCAGTTATAACAATTTCAGGGTTAGAGGATTcattcttattatccacgttagCACTTtcagcatataattttttttcccttttcatgtaataactttcaccttttcacttaaaggaagcactttatggcttctctttggcataacTGAGTTGCCAGTATCACTGCTCTTGTGGGGCCATTCTTGGTAAAATAaaggttacttgaacacaagcacagTCATGTCACATAGTCTGATAACCAGaatggctactaagtgactaacaggCAGGTAGCCTGTATACCGAGGATACACTGGACAGAGGGAGGATTCTCATCCTAGACAAGATGGAATGGATAGCATAAGAATTCATTATGCTGCTCTGAATGGTTTGCATCGTTTACTACTGgagtttttcatttaatatttttggtctGTGGTTAACTTCAGGTAACTGTAACTGTAGATAAAGCCAGAGACTACTGTATATCAGAAAGTGAGTGTTTTTTATAGTGTAGCTACCCACATTGCTAGGTTATTCTGTTAGGTTTTCAGttaattctgttttctaaagATATTCTTATATCTATATAGAattataaatttctctttctaatatacttaattcattttttttttttgagatggagtttcgctcttgttacccaggctggagtgcaatggtgcgatctcggctcaccgcaacctccgcctcctgggttcaggcaattctcctgcctcagcctcctgagtagctgggattacaggcacgcgccaccatgcccagctaattttttgtattgttagtagagatggggtttcaccatgttgaccaggatggtctcgatctctcgacctcgtgatccacccgcctcggcctcccaaagtgctgggattacaggcttgagccaccgtgcccggcttaataTACTTAATTCTTTTGTTGTGTTGTATATAACATTAACATGCCAGTGAGAGTAGGCATTTTCACCTGTTCCTTCCATAGGATGTCTCAAATGTTTCAGCatgatataataaaatgatacttgttttcagttaaaaaaaattatatcacacttgggatattttcttccatttttaatttcctaagggttttttttttccggtAAAGAGAGGATTTGaatattcttagatattttttgtgtcaaattattattattattattattattattattattttttttttttttgagacggagtttcactcttgttgccgaggctggagtgcaatggcgcgatctcggctcaccgcaacctccgcctcctgggttcaggcaattctcctgcctcagcctcctgagtagctgggattacaggcatgcaccaccatgcccagctaattttttgtatttttagtagagacagagtttcaccatgttgaccaggatggtctcgatctcttgaccttgtgatccatccgcctcggcctcccaaagtgctgggattacaggcttgagccaccgcgcctggccaaattattattattaattttaatatttactattaATTAGAAAGGAAATCTGAATACAGATGTGTTTGGAGTGGATGGAAGATCTACCTTACCTGGGAATAGGAAAATGAGAGAAGCTTTGAGATTTGAAAAGTGAAGAAATTGAGAAGAGTGTTTCAGGCCTAGTTTGCAATGTAAAGATATAAGAGTGTGTGATGCCTTTGAAGAATGGTTAGAGTTCAGTGCAGTTGTAGGAAAATATGAGGCGTGAATTTGGGAGAAGTGAGTTGGGATGGAGAAACAGATCAGATCAGATAGGAGGTATTTGCAGTCATTTCTCTAAGAGACATTGGCTTGGACTAGGGTGATTTACCAATACAGGCAGAAGTGAATGCGTTTGAGAGAGACATGATGCAGTATCAGCAGGATTTGGTCACTGATTGGATGTAATgagtgagggagagggaggtgcAGGTATGATCTCATTTTTGGCATGGGAGGTGGGTGGTATTGGTCATTGAGATTGAGGATGTGGAAGTAAAACTGGTAATAGGTTCAGTTTCAGATATTTGAGGAGCATGTAGGTCATTTGAGTGGAGATACCTGTTTAGCATTTGGGTTAGGAAATCAAGAAAAGGTCTAGGTTTATGATCACAGCTTTGGAAGTAATTAACATGTAGGCAGTAATGGAAGTTAGGGGAGTGTGTGGGATTACTTTGGAAAAATGTGAACAGTGAGAGGAAGGCCTGGGCACTCTTAAATGTCACACACTGACATTTAAGGGTAAGCAAAAGTGTCCATGAAATAACCCCCAACGGACCCACTGAAAGAACAGATGGAAAACTCTGAGAGGGGTGGCATGGAAACCAAGGGAGATGATAGTTATAGGTACATTGGTGTGGTCAGCAGTGTTAGATGTAGTGAGATGCTGTAGTGAGTTCAAATAAGATCCAAAAAATGTTCTCTGAATTAAGCAACTAGGCAGTTATTAGAGATCACaagcattatttcttttaaacattaaccaaagagaaataaactgGTAATAAAAGAGGTGTTGGTTTTGGGTTTGGTCGGTATGTTAAAAATGGTACTGGCTATAGCATTTGTTTGACCAAAAAGCAGCAGTAGGCACAGTgcagtaaaacaaaagaaaggcggaaaaaaaaaataatgataggtATGGCCAGGAAATAGGATTGGAATGCAGAGCACATGTGTGGTGGTTAAGCTGGGATGGGACAGATAGATGGAAGGATGGGTGTGCATAGGTTGTTTTATTTATACTGGAGTGTATTGGAGGCcttagtttattttcttagagGAGACAAGATCACTAAAGGTGTTTGGGAGCACTGAGTATGAAATACAAAGCTGGGAAATGAATAGATGTTATCAAGCCAGCTGTTAGGGTGGCATCAGAATCCTGCCCTTTTAAAACAGGTGcagtttttaatcattttcattgTGCTTTTAAACACATGAAATAATGTGAGTGGATAGTataaatttgattattattttctagAGCTACCTACATTTCTTAGTAATGATAGAGCTGTAGTTATGAGAAGGCACTGTGGCAAAAGTACCATTAAACTGTGgctcattttaagaaaatgaagtttgGGAAATCACGTATAATTTTTCTGTTAgttcattcttgcactgctataaagaaacacctgacactgggcagtttataaagaaaagaggtttaattggctcacaattctgccaGCTATACAggaaggataatggcttctactgccggggaggcctcaggtaatttataatcatggcagaggggGAAGCAGGCACAGCTTATACGGCCAGAGCAAGAAGAAAACGGGATGTGGGAGAGGTGCTACATatatttaaacaaccagatctggtgagaactctattatgagaacagcaccaaatggggaaatccactcccatgatctaGTCACTTCCCACCATTCCCTGCatcaacattggggattacaattctgtGACATAAAATTTGGGAGAGGACACAGATCCAGATCATATCAGCTGTTATTTGAAGAGGAGTAGTGTAGATTTGAGAAGTGTGAAAGTAGATGTCAAATCTTTtctctcatgcttttttttttttttttttttgatactagGTAAAAGCTGCTGAAACACATCAGGAGCCAGAGGAATTCAGATTGCCAAAAGGCCAACACTTTGATATGATAAATATTAAGCGCGTTCCCAAAGGCAAAATTTCTGTTGTGGAAGCATTGACACTTCTCAATAATCATAAACTTTATCCAGAAACATGGACTGCTGAGAAAATAGCACAAGAGTACCTTTTAGAACAGAAAGATGTTAATTcccttcttaaatattttgttacttttgaAGTCAAAGACTTCTCTGTTGAAGACAAGAAAGCGATAgaaccaaaatgaagaaaatcacaaaaatttcCTATGTGTACTCCTCATCTTTCATC from the Saimiri boliviensis isolate mSaiBol1 chromosome 4, mSaiBol1.pri, whole genome shotgun sequence genome contains:
- the NDUFAF4 gene encoding NADH dehydrogenase [ubiquinone] 1 alpha subcomplex assembly factor 4 — its product is MGGLVIRGIRNFNVENRAEREISKMKPSPAPRHPSTNSLLQTQMGVNPEIKGAIARKDDKLLSFLKDVYVDSKDPVSSMQVKAAETHQEPEEFRLPKGQHFDMINIKRVPKGKISVVEALTLLNNHKLYPETWTAEKIAQEYLLEQKDVNSLLKYFVTFEVKDFSVEDKKAIEPK